In a single window of the Salvelinus namaycush isolate Seneca chromosome 18, SaNama_1.0, whole genome shotgun sequence genome:
- the LOC120062723 gene encoding apelin receptor A yields the protein MDPTVEYRDTDDYDYGDNETMCDYSEWEPSYSLIPVLYMLIFILGLSGNGVVIFTVWRSKSKRRAADVYIGNLALADLTFVITLPLWAVYTALGYHWPFGVALCKISSYVVLVNMYASVFCLTCLSFDRYLAIVHSLSSSRLRSRGTMLASLGAIWLLSGLLAVPTLLFRTTMDDINSNRTTCAMDFSLVTLNERHESLWIAGLSLSSSALGFLLPFLAMTIFYCFIGCTVTRHFNNLRKEDQKKRRLLKIITTLVVVFAICWTPFHLLKSMDALSYLNLAPNSCGFERFLLVAHPYATCLAYVNSCLNPFLYAFFDLRFRSQCLCLLNLKKAMHGQMSSMSSTLSAQTQKSEVQSLATKV from the coding sequence ATGGATCCAACTGTGGAGTATAGAGATACCGATGATTATGATTATGGTGACAATGAAACTATGTGTGACTACTCTGAGTGGGAGCCGTCCTACTCCCTCATCCCTGTCCTCTACATGCTCATCTTCATCCTGGGCCTGTCTGGGAATGGAGTGGTCATCTTCACCGTGTGGAGGTCCAAGTCCAAGCGCCGAGCAGCAGACGTCTACATAGGCAACTTGGCCCTGGCTGACCTCACCTTTGTGATCACTTTGCCCCTCTGGGCGGTGTACACTGCCTTGGGCTACCACTGGCCCTTTGGTGTGGCCCTGTGTAAGATCAGCAGCTATGTGGTGCTGGTCAACATGTACGCCAGTGTCTTCTGCCTCACCTGCCTGAGCTTTGACCGTTACCTGGCTATCGTCCACTCTCTGTCCAGCAGCCGGCTGCGGTCGCGGGGCACAATGCTGGCCTCCCTAGGGGCCATCTGGCTCCTCTCAGGCCTGCTGGCCGTGCCCACTCTGCTGTTCCGCACCACCATGGACGACATCAACAGCAACCGCACCACCTGTGCCATGGACTTCAGCCTGGTCACCCTGAACGAGAGACATGAGTCCCTGTGGATCGCAGGGCTCAGCCTGTCCTCGTCCGCCCTGGGCTTCCTCCTGCCTTTCCTGGCCATGACCATCTTCTACTGCTTCATTGGCTGCACCGTCACACGCCACTTTAACAACCTGCGGAAGGAGGACCAGAAGAAGCGGCGTCTTCTGAAGATCATCACCACCCTGGTGGTTGTGTTTGCCATCTGCTGGACCCCATTCCACTTGCTGAAGAGCATGGATGCCCTCTCCTACCTGAACCTGGCTCCCAACTCCTGTGGATTTGAGCGCTTCCTCCTGGTGGCCCACCCTTATGCTACCTGCCTAGCTTATGTCAACAGCTGCCTCAACCCCTTCCTGTACGCCTTCTTTGACCTGCGCTTTCGCTCCCAGTGCCTGTGCCTGCTCAACCTGAAGAAGGCCATGCATGGACAGATGAGCTCCATGTCCTCCACGCTCAGCGCCCAGACACAGAAGTCAGAGGTACAGTCTCTGGCCACCAAAGTgtaa